From the Microtus ochrogaster isolate Prairie Vole_2 unplaced genomic scaffold, MicOch1.0 UNK16, whole genome shotgun sequence genome, one window contains:
- the Efna3 gene encoding ephrin-A3 isoform X2, with amino-acid sequence MAAAPLLLLLLLVPVPLLPLLAQGPGGALGNRHAVYWNSSNQHLRREGYTVQVNVNDYLDIYCPHYNSSGPGGGAEQYVLYMVNLSGYRTCNASQGSKRWECNRQHASHSPIKFSEKFQRYSAFSLGYEFHAGQEYYYISTPTHNLHWKCLRMKVFVCCASKDFEGESPQVPKLEKSISGTSPKREHLPLAVGIAFFLMTLLAS; translated from the exons ATGGCGGCGGctccgctgctgctgctgctgctgctcgtGCCCGTgccgctgctgccgctgctggCCCAGGGGCCTGGGGGCGCGCTGGGAAACCGGCATGCGGTATATTGGAACAGCTCCAACCAGCA CCTGCGGCGAGAGGGCTACACGGTGCAGGTGAACGTGAACGACTATCTGGATATTTACTGTCCGCACTACAATAGCTCAGGGCCTGGCGGCGGGGCGGAGCAGTACGTGCTGTACATGGTGAACCTGAGCGGCTACCGCACCTGCAACGCCAGTCAAGGCTCCAAGCGCTGGGAATGCAACCGGCAGCACGCCTCGCACAGCCCCATCAAGTTCTCCGAGAAGTTCCAGCGCTACAGCGCCTTCTCGCTGGGATATGAATTCCATGCCGGCCAAGAATACTACTATATCT CCACGCCCACTCACAATCTGCACTGGAAGTGTCTGAGGATGAAGGTGTTCGTCTGCTGCGCCTCCA AAGACTTTGAGGGAGAGAGTCCCCAGGTGCCCAAACTTGAGAAGAGCATCAGCGGGACCAGCCCCAAGCGGGAACACCTGCCTCTGGCCGTGGGCATCGCCTTCTTCCTCATGACACTCTTGGCCTCCTAG
- the Efna3 gene encoding ephrin-A3 isoform X1: MAAAPLLLLLLLVPVPLLPLLAQGPGGALGNRHAVYWNSSNQHLRREGYTVQVNVNDYLDIYCPHYNSSGPGGGAEQYVLYMVNLSGYRTCNASQGSKRWECNRQHASHSPIKFSEKFQRYSAFSLGYEFHAGQEYYYISTPTHNLHWKCLRMKVFVCCASTSHSGEKPVPTLPQFTMGPNVKINVLEDFEGESPQVPKLEKSISGTSPKREHLPLAVGIAFFLMTLLAS; encoded by the exons ATGGCGGCGGctccgctgctgctgctgctgctgctcgtGCCCGTgccgctgctgccgctgctggCCCAGGGGCCTGGGGGCGCGCTGGGAAACCGGCATGCGGTATATTGGAACAGCTCCAACCAGCA CCTGCGGCGAGAGGGCTACACGGTGCAGGTGAACGTGAACGACTATCTGGATATTTACTGTCCGCACTACAATAGCTCAGGGCCTGGCGGCGGGGCGGAGCAGTACGTGCTGTACATGGTGAACCTGAGCGGCTACCGCACCTGCAACGCCAGTCAAGGCTCCAAGCGCTGGGAATGCAACCGGCAGCACGCCTCGCACAGCCCCATCAAGTTCTCCGAGAAGTTCCAGCGCTACAGCGCCTTCTCGCTGGGATATGAATTCCATGCCGGCCAAGAATACTACTATATCT CCACGCCCACTCACAATCTGCACTGGAAGTGTCTGAGGATGAAGGTGTTCGTCTGCTGCGCCTCCA CATCGCACTCCGGGGAGAAGCCGGTCCCCACTCTCCCCCAGTTCACCATGGGCCCCAATGTGAAGATCAACGTGTTGG AAGACTTTGAGGGAGAGAGTCCCCAGGTGCCCAAACTTGAGAAGAGCATCAGCGGGACCAGCCCCAAGCGGGAACACCTGCCTCTGGCCGTGGGCATCGCCTTCTTCCTCATGACACTCTTGGCCTCCTAG